The Maridesulfovibrio salexigens DSM 2638 region AATCTCTATGGTTAGAAGTAGTGAAGGTCAAGAAGAAAGTGAAAATTGTTTTCAATTGGAACTTGCTCATGAACTAAGATAATAAAGGATTTGGAGGGCATTCCAAAGTAGAGTGCTTCTTAAGCTTGCGAAAGCCGTATAAAATTTTTATTATGTATGTGTTGCAGAGCTCATAGGGAGTTTTGCTTCAAGGATAGAGAAGGGTGGGCGACCTGATTGGCAGGTCGTCCTCCCTTCTTTTATTTTTTAAGCACTTGCACAACAGTTCGGCATGCTTATATAATTGAGTAACAAGCCAATGACGACTCCCTATGGGAAAAGGGGTTAAGCCGCCGGAGGCGAAATTAATTTAATCGAAAGCGCGAAGCGCATCAAAATAAGACCCGCAGGGCCGCCGGAGGCACAATATGCATGAAGTAAGTATGGGTGGAACATTACGCGATTACTTGAGTGGTGAAAAAATAGAAGAGACCACTTATGAGGAATTTCGTCAGGCGCTGGCAAAGCTGCTGGTGGAGGAGCTTGGCTATCCCAAGGATGCCCTGAAAGCAAAGATTGATCTTTGTTTTGAAATAGAAGGCGAGGAAATGTGCCGGACTATGGACCTCGTGATTTATGATAAAGAGGGCCTTCCTATTCTGCTGGTCATGTTTTGCGCTGGTGATGTAGGGAGCTATGAGCGTGAAGCTGTTTGTGCTGGCAAGCTGTTTCAGGGTGGTCCTGTCCCTTACGTCGTAATTTCCGATTCTATGGACGCGTTTCTATTGGATGCTGTCTCCGGAAAAACATTGGCTCATGGCATGAAGTCTGTGCCCAGTTACGAAGAACTGCTTAAAATGACTGCCGATTACAAACGTGAACCTCTTCCGGCTGAGAAACGGGAAAAGATTGAGCGTATTTTTTATACCTACACCGGATTTCTTCAGGGTACCTGTTGCAGCGAATCCTGCTCATTACCTCCGAAAAAATAAGGTTAGGAAAATTTGAATTGAAACAGGCCGCAGCGTTGAACGTTACGGCCTGTTTTTTTAGTCTGTTTGCTTCTTGATTTAAAGTAGTCCATGACGCTTCATGAAGCCTCGGATCATACAGTTAATCTCCTGCGGCCGTTCAAGCATCAGGAAATGTCCGGGACCATAGAAAAGGGTGTATTCGACTCCTTTGAACATGGATTCCAACATTTCATTCAGATTTGGCGGGGAGTCCGGAGACATGGCATAGACAGCCATAGTCGGCAGTTCCTGCTGGGGTAGGTTCCAAGTTTCTTTGACCAGAAAATTGATCATGGACGAGGTTCGAACTTTTGCAGGTGTTGCCATCATCTTGTGTTTTATGTCTACCTTCAGGTTCTCTGGGGTCATTTTGCCGTGCAGTGAATCTATGAAATCGACTGTGTATTTTTCTGAGTCAGGACCGGTAAATCCTTTGCGAAAACCCTGTTCAATTTCTTTGTCCCAGAATTCAAGTTCTGCTTCAGTCTTCGGATAAGGAAGTAAGGCTCCGTCAATTATGATCAGGCCATTTACTTTTTTGGGATAGAGATGGGCAACCCAGCGGATGACCGAAGCCCCCATACTATGTCCACCTAGAGTTGCGGATTTTATGCCTGCGGAGTCCATAACAGTCGCAACAGCTTCGGCGAATGTTTTTTGCATATAAGGTCCTTTAGTTAGGCTACTTTTCCCATGTCCTGGAAGGTCTATGGCGATAACGCGCATGGTTTTGGATAATTCGGTAATCTGGGGATTCCAGAAGCTCGTATCACAAGCCCATCCGTGTATCAGCACTAGGCTTCTTTCGCCTTTGCCTGTGTCTGTGTAGTGAAGTGTCGAATTTTTGAAAGGAATGCTAACGGACTCGGCAAGGCCGGGTGTCGAAAGCATAATTAGAATAATTGAGAATAATATAGCCAGTCTTGTCTTAGACATGTTGTCTCCTTTTTTAAGTTTGAGAGAGTAACATGAACTATCAAGCCATAGACAGGTCAAGCAGCAAAATAGAAAGGTTCTATTGAGATTATGTTTTTATGATCAGGATGTTTTTGTGATAAGGGTGGATGTGTCTATTTGATTTAGAGAATGATAATTTTAATGTGATAATTGTCAATATCTTTATTTACAACATAAAAGTTCTGCTCTATAGGAGATTCCGAAGTTTGTTTTTTTGTTATACAATCTTAAGGAGTAATTGTGTTTAAACATTTTGTTGTAATCCTCTTTGTCCTTTCTTCTCTTGTCGGATGTTCTTCTAAGCCGATTGTGTTGGATTATTCTCCAAGCAGCACCATGACTGTCGATGGTAATTTTAAAGTTGGTGATTTCAGCTATCTGCCTGCAGAAAATGATCATGCTATTAAACCGAATCAAATCAAGAATACAGCATTAGGAAG contains the following coding sequences:
- a CDS encoding type I restriction enzyme HsdR N-terminal domain-containing protein, with translation MHEVSMGGTLRDYLSGEKIEETTYEEFRQALAKLLVEELGYPKDALKAKIDLCFEIEGEEMCRTMDLVIYDKEGLPILLVMFCAGDVGSYEREAVCAGKLFQGGPVPYVVISDSMDAFLLDAVSGKTLAHGMKSVPSYEELLKMTADYKREPLPAEKREKIERIFYTYTGFLQGTCCSESCSLPPKK
- a CDS encoding alpha/beta fold hydrolase; protein product: MSKTRLAILFSIILIMLSTPGLAESVSIPFKNSTLHYTDTGKGERSLVLIHGWACDTSFWNPQITELSKTMRVIAIDLPGHGKSSLTKGPYMQKTFAEAVATVMDSAGIKSATLGGHSMGASVIRWVAHLYPKKVNGLIIIDGALLPYPKTEAELEFWDKEIEQGFRKGFTGPDSEKYTVDFIDSLHGKMTPENLKVDIKHKMMATPAKVRTSSMINFLVKETWNLPQQELPTMAVYAMSPDSPPNLNEMLESMFKGVEYTLFYGPGHFLMLERPQEINCMIRGFMKRHGLL